From Musa acuminata AAA Group cultivar baxijiao chromosome BXJ3-8, Cavendish_Baxijiao_AAA, whole genome shotgun sequence, one genomic window encodes:
- the LOC135644082 gene encoding probable acyl-[acyl-carrier-protein]--UDP-N-acetylglucosamine O-acyltransferase, mitochondrial isoform X1 → MVDLLSGNKPSLDLGLPMLTPRAMLGFRSLRALFDSAGLRRPLSPRQQLSARRLHRESSMDRRTQESGFIHPTAVIHPDAVIGQGVSIGPFCTVDSAVKIGNACRLQAGSHIMGETEIGDSCIIQTGAIVGADLAGRTIIGSHNVIGHHAVVGAKCQDLKYKQGDECFLHVGDQNDIREYCSIHRSSKSSDRTVIGDNNLIMGACHIAHDCKVGNKNIFANNTLLAGHVVVEDYAHTAGAITVHQFCHIGSHSFIGGGSVVTQDVPKFMLVSGDRAELRGLNLEGLRRHGFSNTEIRGLRRAYQKIFMPNESNSGGLDDRLAEVEQDKEVAHFSAVSFMVQSIRESFQQNRRGICKFRNWSAS, encoded by the exons ATGGTCGATTTATTGTCGGGAAACAAGCCCTCGTTGGATCTCGGTCTTCCTATGTTGACTCCGCGAGCCATGCTTGGCTTCAGATCTCTCCGCGCCCTTTTCGACTCCGCCGGCCTCCGCCGGCCTCTCTCCCCCCGGCAACAGCTCTCGGCCCGCCGACTCCACCGAG AGTCGTCGATGGATCGGAGAACGCAGGAGTCCGGTTTCATTCACCCGACCGCTGTCATTCATCCGGATGCGGTCATTGGACAG GGTGTGTCGATTGGTCCTTTCTGTACCGTTGACTCCGCCGTCAAGATTGGTAATGCTTGCCGATTGCAAGCAGGGAGTCATATCATGGGGGAGACCGAGATAGGGGATTCTTGCATCATTCAAAC TGGTGCTATTGTTGGAGCAGATCTAGCAGGTCGAACAATCATTGGAAGTCATAATGTTATCGGACATCATGCGGTAGTTGGTGCAAAGTGCCAAGACTTGAAATATAAG CAAGGGGATGAATGTTTCCTGCATGTTGGTGATCAGAATGACATCAGAGAGTATTGTTCCATTCATCGTTCATCTAAATCTAGTGACAGAACG GTTATTGGTGATAACAACTTAATCATGGGAGCATGTCATATTGCTCATGACTGCAAAGTTGGTAACAAGAACATATTTGCTAATAACACTCTCCTTGCAGGCCATGTTGTGGTAGAA GATTATGCTCATACTGCAGGGGCTATTACTGTTCACCAATTTTGTCACATTGGATCACACTCTTTCATTGGTGGGGGGTCTGTG GTTACACAGGATGTACCAAAATTCATGTTGGTTTCCGGCGATAGAGCAGAGCTTCGTGGTTTAAACTTAGAGGGCCTTCGGCGGCATGGATTCTCAAATACCGAG ATTCGAGGTCTGAGGAGAGCTTACCAAAAGATATTTATGCCCAATGAATCAAACTCTGGGGGCTTGGATGACAGGCTCGCAGAAGTG GAGCAAGACAAAGAAGTAGCTCACTTTTCTGCTGTGTCTTTTATGGTGCAATCCATACGTGAATCATTTCAGCAAAATCGTCGTGGAATATGCAAGTTCAGGAATTGGAGTGCCTCCTGA
- the LOC135644082 gene encoding probable acyl-[acyl-carrier-protein]--UDP-N-acetylglucosamine O-acyltransferase, mitochondrial isoform X2, with the protein MGETEIGDSCIIQTGAIVGADLAGRTIIGSHNVIGHHAVVGAKCQDLKYKQGDECFLHVGDQNDIREYCSIHRSSKSSDRTVIGDNNLIMGACHIAHDCKVGNKNIFANNTLLAGHVVVEDYAHTAGAITVHQFCHIGSHSFIGGGSVVTQDVPKFMLVSGDRAELRGLNLEGLRRHGFSNTEIRGLRRAYQKIFMPNESNSGGLDDRLAEVEQDKEVAHFSAVSFMVQSIRESFQQNRRGICKFRNWSAS; encoded by the exons ATGGGGGAGACCGAGATAGGGGATTCTTGCATCATTCAAAC TGGTGCTATTGTTGGAGCAGATCTAGCAGGTCGAACAATCATTGGAAGTCATAATGTTATCGGACATCATGCGGTAGTTGGTGCAAAGTGCCAAGACTTGAAATATAAG CAAGGGGATGAATGTTTCCTGCATGTTGGTGATCAGAATGACATCAGAGAGTATTGTTCCATTCATCGTTCATCTAAATCTAGTGACAGAACG GTTATTGGTGATAACAACTTAATCATGGGAGCATGTCATATTGCTCATGACTGCAAAGTTGGTAACAAGAACATATTTGCTAATAACACTCTCCTTGCAGGCCATGTTGTGGTAGAA GATTATGCTCATACTGCAGGGGCTATTACTGTTCACCAATTTTGTCACATTGGATCACACTCTTTCATTGGTGGGGGGTCTGTG GTTACACAGGATGTACCAAAATTCATGTTGGTTTCCGGCGATAGAGCAGAGCTTCGTGGTTTAAACTTAGAGGGCCTTCGGCGGCATGGATTCTCAAATACCGAG ATTCGAGGTCTGAGGAGAGCTTACCAAAAGATATTTATGCCCAATGAATCAAACTCTGGGGGCTTGGATGACAGGCTCGCAGAAGTG GAGCAAGACAAAGAAGTAGCTCACTTTTCTGCTGTGTCTTTTATGGTGCAATCCATACGTGAATCATTTCAGCAAAATCGTCGTGGAATATGCAAGTTCAGGAATTGGAGTGCCTCCTGA